In Curtobacterium sp. TC1, the following proteins share a genomic window:
- a CDS encoding phospho-sugar mutase, which produces MKIDLDHVLGTARSWLAQDPDPETRDELAAAIDAAADGSGPAVQALAARFGGRLQFGTAGLRAELGYGPLRMNRVVVTQAAAGLARFLIDTGRSRSVVIGYDGRVNSDVFARDSAEVMRGLGLEVTLLPSALPTPVLAFAVRHLDVGAGVMVTASHNPPRDNGYKVYLGQDDDGSQIVPPVDGEIADAIDAVAAGSITDLLRGTDYTVASSALLDAYVAATAATVAPPALGPEAQPKVVYTAMHGVGWETARAVFAAAGFASPTVVPEQIDPDGAFPTVSFPNPEEPGAMDLAIARGVAVGADLVIANDPDADRLALAIPHGSGSFRRLSGNEVGWLLGWRAAARASEAGTTGTLAASIVSSPALARVAARHGLEYRDTLTGFKWVSRVPGLLFGYEEALGYLVDPEVVRDKDGISAALSLLSLASDLAAAGSSIAGQLDAFAAEFGAFASGQVATRVDDLSRIGEIMASLRSTPPTSLGGLEVLTVTDYVDGVEGFPPSDILRYDLTGDARVIVRPSGTEPKVKVYIDTVAETPAEAQRLVDALASSVRPLVS; this is translated from the coding sequence GTGAAGATCGATCTCGACCACGTGCTCGGGACCGCACGGTCCTGGCTCGCGCAGGACCCCGATCCGGAGACCCGCGACGAGCTCGCAGCCGCGATCGACGCCGCCGCCGACGGTTCCGGTCCGGCCGTGCAGGCCCTCGCCGCACGGTTCGGGGGACGGCTGCAGTTCGGCACCGCCGGACTCCGCGCCGAGCTCGGCTACGGTCCCCTCCGCATGAACCGGGTCGTCGTGACCCAGGCGGCCGCAGGGCTCGCACGCTTCCTGATCGACACCGGCCGGTCGCGTAGTGTCGTCATCGGCTACGACGGCCGCGTGAACTCCGACGTCTTCGCCCGCGACTCGGCCGAGGTGATGCGCGGTCTCGGGCTCGAGGTCACGCTGCTGCCGAGTGCCCTCCCCACACCGGTGCTCGCGTTCGCCGTCCGGCACCTCGACGTCGGCGCCGGGGTGATGGTCACCGCGAGCCACAACCCGCCCCGCGACAACGGCTACAAGGTCTACCTCGGGCAGGACGACGACGGGTCGCAGATCGTGCCGCCCGTCGACGGCGAGATCGCGGACGCCATCGACGCCGTCGCCGCAGGGTCGATCACGGACCTGCTCCGGGGCACCGACTACACCGTCGCCTCGTCCGCGTTGCTCGACGCCTACGTGGCCGCCACGGCCGCGACCGTCGCCCCGCCGGCACTCGGACCCGAAGCGCAGCCGAAGGTCGTCTACACGGCGATGCACGGTGTCGGGTGGGAGACCGCCCGTGCGGTGTTCGCCGCGGCCGGGTTCGCGTCGCCGACGGTGGTGCCGGAGCAGATCGACCCGGACGGCGCGTTCCCGACCGTGTCGTTCCCGAACCCCGAAGAGCCCGGCGCGATGGACCTGGCGATCGCCCGCGGTGTCGCCGTAGGCGCCGACCTCGTCATCGCGAACGACCCCGACGCCGACCGGCTCGCGCTCGCGATCCCGCACGGGTCCGGCTCCTTCCGGAGGCTCTCGGGCAACGAGGTCGGCTGGTTGCTCGGGTGGCGGGCTGCCGCTCGGGCGTCCGAGGCGGGGACGACCGGCACGCTCGCTGCGTCGATCGTCTCGTCGCCGGCGCTGGCCCGTGTCGCCGCCCGCCACGGCCTGGAGTACCGGGACACCCTGACCGGCTTCAAGTGGGTCTCGCGGGTCCCCGGGCTGCTCTTCGGGTACGAGGAAGCGCTCGGCTACCTCGTGGACCCCGAGGTCGTGCGCGACAAGGACGGCATCTCCGCGGCGCTGTCGCTACTGTCGCTGGCGTCGGACCTCGCCGCTGCCGGCTCGTCGATCGCCGGGCAGCTCGACGCCTTCGCCGCCGAGTTCGGGGCGTTCGCGTCGGGGCAGGTCGCGACCCGTGTGGACGACCTGTCGCGCATCGGGGAGATCATGGCGTCGCTCCGATCCACGCCGCCGACGTCGCTCGGCGGGCTGGAGGTCCTCACCGTGACGGACTACGTCGACGGGGTGGAGGGCTTCCCGCCGTCGGACATCCTGCGTTACGACCTGACCGGCGACGCACGGGTGATCGTCCGGCCGAGCGGGACCGAGCCCAAGGTCAAGGTCTACATCGACACGGTCGCGGAGACCCCCGCCGAGGCGCAGCGCCTCGTCGACGCCCTGGCGAGCTCGGTCCGCCCCTTGGTCTCCTAG
- a CDS encoding purine-nucleoside phosphorylase, with product MSTENPLNDPAADPFEVARDAAAVIAAKSGIERHDIALTLGSGWGKAADIIGETVSEIPADQVPGFSASAVPGHSGTIRSIRLADGRHALVIGARTHYYEGHGVRRVVHSVRTAAATGASIMVLTNGAGGIKEHWTPGTPVLISDHINLTADSPLEGATFIDLTDLYSARLRDVARSVDPSLDEGVYTQFRGPHYETPAEVQMAKTIGGHIVGMSTALEAIAARQAGMEVLGFSLITNLAAGIQKTPLSHTEVLEAGKQAEPVIADLLARVVTALGQTAS from the coding sequence ATGAGCACCGAGAACCCGCTGAACGACCCCGCTGCCGACCCGTTCGAGGTGGCGCGCGACGCCGCTGCCGTCATCGCCGCGAAGTCCGGCATCGAGCGGCACGACATCGCCCTGACCCTCGGCTCGGGCTGGGGCAAGGCCGCCGACATCATCGGTGAGACCGTGTCCGAGATCCCGGCGGACCAGGTCCCCGGCTTCAGCGCCTCGGCCGTGCCCGGACACTCCGGCACGATCCGGTCGATCCGCCTCGCCGACGGCCGCCACGCGCTGGTCATCGGGGCCCGCACGCACTACTACGAGGGCCACGGCGTCCGCCGGGTCGTGCACAGCGTCCGCACCGCTGCGGCGACGGGTGCTTCGATCATGGTGCTGACGAACGGTGCCGGTGGCATCAAGGAGCACTGGACGCCCGGCACCCCCGTGCTCATCAGCGACCACATCAACCTGACCGCCGACAGCCCGCTCGAGGGTGCGACGTTCATCGACCTGACCGACCTGTACTCGGCCCGTCTGCGTGACGTCGCGCGGTCGGTCGACCCGTCCCTGGACGAGGGCGTCTACACGCAGTTCCGCGGGCCGCACTACGAGACCCCGGCCGAGGTGCAGATGGCGAAGACCATCGGCGGGCACATCGTCGGCATGTCCACCGCGCTCGAGGCCATCGCCGCCCGGCAGGCCGGCATGGAGGTCCTCGGGTTCTCGCTCATCACGAACCTGGCGGCCGGCATCCAGAAGACGCCGCTGTCGCACACCGAGGTGCTCGAGGCCGGCAAGCAGGCCGAACCGGTGATCGCGGACCTCCTCGCCCGTGTGGTGACGGCGCTCGGGCAGACGGCCTCGTGA
- a CDS encoding PTS sugar transporter subunit IIB translates to MKIVTICGAGIGSSGILKVNAEKALSALGLRASVVAADVASVRDVSDDANVILTSQEFVEAIGDTYAEVIVIRNHFDQGEITAAVDRALGEH, encoded by the coding sequence GTGAAGATCGTGACCATCTGCGGTGCCGGCATCGGGTCGAGCGGCATCCTCAAGGTGAACGCCGAGAAGGCGCTGTCCGCACTCGGCCTGCGGGCGTCGGTCGTCGCGGCCGACGTGGCCTCGGTGCGGGACGTGTCCGACGACGCCAACGTGATCCTCACCAGCCAGGAGTTCGTCGAGGCGATCGGTGACACCTACGCCGAGGTCATCGTCATCCGGAACCACTTCGACCAGGGCGAGATCACGGCGGCGGTGGACCGGGCGCTCGGCGAGCACTGA
- a CDS encoding PTS sugar transporter subunit IIA: protein MGLPPLPDAAVLLGATAPTWRDAMRLAGGALVASGAATDEYTDAMVGMVEEHGPYIVISPGLAFAHARPGGAVLRDGLAVVTLASPVAFGHPHNDPVRVVLGLAVAGVGTHLESIGEIANLFNDQAVTGRIADATTADEVRTIMGVSA, encoded by the coding sequence ATGGGACTGCCGCCGCTGCCGGACGCCGCCGTGCTCCTCGGGGCCACCGCGCCCACCTGGCGTGACGCGATGCGCCTGGCCGGCGGCGCGCTCGTCGCGTCCGGAGCCGCGACCGACGAGTACACCGACGCCATGGTCGGCATGGTCGAGGAACACGGGCCGTACATCGTGATCTCCCCAGGACTGGCCTTCGCCCACGCCCGGCCGGGTGGCGCGGTCCTGCGCGACGGGCTCGCCGTCGTGACCCTGGCGTCGCCGGTGGCGTTCGGCCACCCGCACAACGACCCCGTCCGCGTCGTCCTGGGGCTCGCGGTCGCCGGGGTGGGGACGCACCTCGAGTCCATCGGCGAGATCGCGAACCTGTTCAACGACCAGGCCGTCACGGGGCGGATCGCCGACGCGACGACGGCGGACGAGGTCCGCACGATCATGGGGGTGTCCGCGTGA
- a CDS encoding adenosine deaminase — protein sequence MSADAPTYRLPDAGAVINDLPKVSLHDHLDGGLRPTTIVELAGAAGVTLPTTDPSELGQWFADQSNSGSLVEYLKTFDVTISVMQTAPQLHRVAKEFVEDLVADGVVYGEVRWAPEQHLQGGLTLDETVEAVQAGIEEAVDAAGGRIRVGQLVTAMRHADRSLEIAELAVRHRDAGVVGFDIAGAEAGFPASNHRAAFDHLASELFPVTVHAGEADGLASIRSALVDGRALRLGHGVRIFEDVTLSDAGDGSTLASLGEVASWVRDREIPLEVSPSSNLQTGAIAAWGDDLADHPFDVLYQLGFRVTVNTDNRLMSGTSLSKELALLAGTFGYDLDDLAAFQINAALGSFLPLEDREEIIATITSGYSEA from the coding sequence ATGAGCGCCGATGCCCCGACCTACCGCCTGCCCGACGCCGGAGCGGTCATCAACGACCTGCCGAAGGTCTCGCTGCACGACCACCTCGACGGCGGTCTGCGCCCCACGACGATCGTCGAGCTCGCCGGTGCCGCGGGCGTCACGCTGCCGACCACCGACCCGTCCGAGCTCGGGCAGTGGTTCGCCGACCAGTCGAACTCGGGCTCGCTCGTCGAGTACCTGAAGACGTTCGACGTCACCATCTCGGTCATGCAGACGGCTCCGCAGCTGCACCGCGTCGCGAAGGAGTTCGTCGAGGACCTGGTCGCCGACGGCGTCGTCTACGGCGAGGTCCGGTGGGCCCCGGAACAGCACCTGCAGGGCGGGCTGACGCTCGACGAGACGGTCGAGGCCGTGCAGGCCGGCATCGAGGAAGCGGTCGACGCCGCCGGTGGCCGCATCCGAGTCGGCCAGCTCGTCACCGCGATGCGGCACGCCGACCGCTCGCTCGAGATCGCCGAACTCGCCGTGCGGCACCGCGACGCCGGTGTCGTCGGCTTCGACATCGCCGGTGCCGAGGCCGGGTTCCCCGCTTCGAACCACCGCGCCGCGTTCGACCACCTCGCGTCCGAGCTCTTCCCCGTCACCGTGCACGCGGGCGAGGCCGACGGGCTCGCCTCCATCCGGTCCGCGCTCGTCGACGGCCGCGCGCTGCGCCTCGGGCACGGTGTCCGGATCTTCGAGGACGTCACGCTCTCCGACGCCGGTGACGGCTCGACGCTGGCCTCCCTCGGCGAGGTCGCATCGTGGGTCCGCGACCGCGAGATCCCACTCGAGGTGTCGCCGTCCTCCAACCTGCAGACGGGTGCGATCGCCGCCTGGGGCGACGATCTCGCCGACCACCCCTTCGACGTGCTCTACCAGCTCGGGTTCCGGGTCACGGTGAACACCGACAACCGCCTGATGAGCGGGACGTCGCTGTCGAAGGAGCTGGCACTGCTCGCGGGCACGTTCGGCTACGACCTCGACGACCTGGCAGCGTTCCAGATCAACGCCGCACTGGGCTCGTTCCTGCCGCTCGAGGACCGCGAGGAGATCATCGCCACCATCACCTCCGGGTACTCGGAGGCCTGA
- a CDS encoding thymidine phosphorylase: MAVEPFDTVDLIRTKRSGGALSTAEVDWLVDAYTRGYVEDPQMAAMAMAIFLNGMERREIKDLTLAMIASGERMSFGSLGKTTVDKHSTGGVGDKITLPLAPLVASFGVAVPQLSGRGLGHTGGTLDKLESIPGWQAALSNDRMMEILSDVGAVICAAGSGLAPADKKLYALRDTTGTVECIPLIASSIMSKKIAEGTGALVLDVKFGSGAFMPTYEASRELAQTMVDLGNDAGVKTSALLTDMEVPLGLTIGNALEVRESVEVLAGGGPADVVELTVALATEMLTLAGLPDADPAAALADGRAMDTWRRMIQAQGGDPSAALPVAREQHVVTAPSSGVLAQQDALPFGVSAWRLGAGRARAQDPVQAGAGIELHVKPGDTVTEGQPLWTLHTDDASRIPRALESLEGAWSIGSSDAAVAARGPIVRERIGS, translated from the coding sequence ATGGCCGTCGAGCCGTTCGACACCGTCGACCTCATCCGCACGAAGCGATCCGGTGGCGCTCTGAGCACCGCCGAGGTGGACTGGCTCGTGGACGCCTACACGCGCGGCTACGTCGAGGACCCGCAGATGGCGGCGATGGCGATGGCCATCTTCCTGAACGGGATGGAGCGGCGCGAGATCAAGGACCTCACGCTCGCGATGATCGCGTCGGGGGAGCGGATGTCGTTCGGCTCGCTCGGCAAGACGACCGTCGACAAGCACTCCACCGGCGGCGTCGGCGACAAGATCACGCTGCCGCTCGCGCCGCTGGTGGCGTCGTTCGGCGTCGCGGTGCCGCAGCTGTCCGGTCGTGGCCTGGGGCACACCGGCGGGACGCTCGACAAGCTCGAGTCGATCCCCGGGTGGCAGGCCGCGCTGTCGAACGACCGGATGATGGAGATCCTGTCCGACGTCGGCGCGGTCATCTGCGCCGCTGGCTCGGGCCTGGCACCCGCCGACAAGAAGCTCTACGCGCTCCGCGACACCACCGGCACCGTCGAGTGCATCCCGCTCATCGCGTCGAGCATCATGTCGAAGAAGATCGCCGAGGGCACCGGTGCGCTCGTGCTCGACGTGAAGTTCGGGTCCGGGGCGTTCATGCCCACGTACGAGGCATCGCGCGAGCTCGCGCAGACGATGGTGGACCTCGGCAACGACGCCGGGGTGAAGACCTCGGCGCTGCTGACCGACATGGAGGTCCCGCTCGGTCTGACCATCGGCAACGCGCTCGAGGTGCGGGAGTCGGTCGAGGTCCTGGCTGGCGGTGGTCCGGCCGACGTCGTGGAGCTGACGGTCGCGCTCGCGACCGAGATGCTCACGCTCGCCGGGCTGCCGGACGCCGACCCGGCCGCGGCGCTGGCCGACGGCCGCGCGATGGACACCTGGCGCCGGATGATCCAGGCGCAGGGCGGGGACCCCTCCGCCGCGTTGCCGGTCGCCCGGGAGCAGCACGTCGTGACCGCGCCGTCGTCCGGTGTGCTCGCGCAGCAGGACGCCCTGCCGTTCGGTGTCTCGGCCTGGCGCCTCGGTGCCGGCCGCGCCCGAGCACAGGACCCGGTGCAGGCGGGTGCGGGCATCGAGCTGCACGTCAAGCCCGGTGACACCGTGACCGAGGGACAGCCGCTCTGGACGCTGCACACCGACGACGCGTCACGGATCCCGCGGGCGCTCGAGTCGCTCGAGGGTGCGTGGTCGATCGGCTCGTCCGACGCTGCGGTCGCTGCCCGCGGGCCGATCGTGCGGGAGCGCATCGGGTCCTGA
- a CDS encoding cytidine deaminase, producing MTDTHEPGDQAVTATAPADAATGLPVDDVDWTALRTAATAAMRRAYAPYSSFPVGAAALTDDGRIVSGCNVENASYGVTLCAECSLVSQLHMTGGGKLVAFTCVDGDGATLMPCGRCRQLLFEHSTEGMLLETVSGIRTIDEVLPDAFGPRTLATYQQEH from the coding sequence ATGACCGACACGCACGAACCAGGTGACCAGGCGGTCACCGCCACCGCCCCTGCGGACGCAGCCACGGGCCTCCCGGTCGACGACGTGGACTGGACCGCCCTGCGGACGGCAGCGACCGCCGCGATGCGGCGCGCCTACGCGCCGTACTCGTCGTTCCCGGTGGGCGCCGCGGCGCTCACCGACGACGGACGGATCGTCTCCGGCTGCAACGTCGAGAACGCGTCGTACGGGGTGACGCTCTGCGCAGAGTGCTCGCTCGTGTCGCAGCTGCACATGACCGGTGGCGGCAAGCTCGTCGCGTTCACGTGCGTCGACGGCGACGGCGCCACCCTGATGCCGTGCGGCCGCTGCCGCCAGCTGCTGTTCGAGCACTCGACCGAGGGCATGCTCCTCGAGACGGTCTCGGGCATCCGCACCATCGACGAGGTCCTGCCCGACGCGTTCGGGCCGCGCACCCTCGCCACCTACCAGCAGGAGCACTGA
- a CDS encoding ABC transporter permease, whose translation MSTLSPTAAPASPLSDRPVETTRSWKLPIGYGVFTLLAVVFFVLLSRTGTTTFRLANAGDFIALPNVPLSAAPTGYVVVVLLAIATVYAVVEVRAYRHVPLWVTSVFAIVFVVGFLTWAAAGATIPLPGLLVGALGLSVPLVFGALGGVISERVGVVNIAIEGQFLAGAFTSALIASITGSAWVGLVGALVAGVLVSFILAAFSIKYLVDQVIVGVVINALISGLTGFLYSQVLSPNETTLNIGIRFPKFEIPLLHQIPVIGPVFFEQSVIVYLAYVAVAVVTFGLFKTRWGLRLRAVGEHPQAADTVGINVTSTRFWNVSLAGAIAGLGGAYFTLDAVGPFTKDMTAGAGYIALAAVIFGRWDPIKATLAALLFGFASNLQNTLGAIDSPVPSEFLLMLPYVVTIFAVAGLVGQSRGPAASGKPYIKS comes from the coding sequence GTGAGCACCCTCAGCCCCACCGCGGCGCCCGCGTCGCCCCTGTCCGACCGTCCGGTCGAGACGACCCGCAGCTGGAAGCTCCCGATCGGGTACGGCGTGTTCACGCTGCTCGCGGTCGTGTTCTTCGTCCTGCTCAGCCGCACCGGCACGACGACCTTCCGGCTCGCGAACGCCGGCGACTTCATCGCCCTGCCGAACGTGCCGCTGTCCGCGGCACCGACCGGCTACGTGGTCGTCGTGCTCCTGGCGATCGCCACGGTCTACGCCGTCGTCGAGGTCCGCGCGTACCGGCACGTCCCGCTCTGGGTCACGTCGGTCTTCGCGATCGTCTTCGTCGTCGGGTTCCTGACGTGGGCGGCTGCCGGCGCCACGATCCCGCTGCCCGGCCTGCTGGTCGGTGCGCTCGGCCTGAGCGTCCCGCTCGTGTTCGGTGCCCTCGGCGGCGTCATCTCCGAGCGGGTCGGCGTGGTCAACATCGCCATCGAGGGCCAGTTCCTCGCCGGTGCGTTCACCTCGGCGCTCATCGCGTCGATCACCGGCTCCGCGTGGGTCGGACTCGTCGGCGCGCTCGTCGCCGGTGTGCTCGTGTCGTTCATCCTCGCCGCGTTCAGCATCAAGTACCTCGTCGACCAGGTGATCGTCGGTGTCGTCATCAACGCCCTCATCTCCGGGCTGACCGGGTTCCTGTACTCGCAGGTGCTGTCGCCGAACGAGACCACGCTGAACATCGGCATCCGGTTCCCGAAGTTCGAGATCCCGCTGCTCCACCAGATCCCGGTCATCGGCCCGGTGTTCTTCGAGCAGAGCGTCATCGTCTACCTGGCCTACGTCGCCGTCGCGGTGGTCACCTTCGGCCTGTTCAAGACCCGCTGGGGCCTGCGCCTCCGCGCGGTCGGCGAGCACCCGCAGGCGGCCGACACGGTGGGCATCAACGTCACGAGCACCCGGTTCTGGAACGTGTCGCTCGCCGGCGCGATCGCGGGCCTCGGTGGCGCGTACTTCACGCTCGACGCGGTCGGGCCGTTCACGAAGGACATGACCGCGGGCGCCGGCTACATCGCCCTGGCCGCCGTCATCTTCGGTCGCTGGGACCCGATCAAGGCCACGCTCGCCGCCCTGCTGTTCGGCTTCGCGTCGAACCTGCAGAACACGCTCGGGGCGATCGACTCGCCCGTGCCGAGCGAGTTCCTGCTCATGCTGCCGTACGTGGTGACGATCTTCGCCGTGGCCGGCCTGGTCGGCCAGTCACGCGGCCCCGCCGCGTCCGGCAAGCCCTACATCAAGAGCTGA
- a CDS encoding ABC transporter permease produces MTAQDPDNTQPTAGAEADAPLTDDRLQEAPETPHLMTDSAEDTERRNGAPGTDRWHAALQSILNGSVLVTVLAVVLALVACGILIALTDENVRATAGYFFARPADMLQAIGTAVGGAYASLFQGSVFNFGADSFQQAIGPLTRSIDYAVPLVVAGLGIALSFRAGLFNIGGQGQILMGAAAAGWVGFSFDMPAAIHIPLTIVAGIVGGAVWGGIVGVLKARTGANEVVVTIMLNYVALYLVSYLLRTPGLLQAPGSSNPISPATKDSALLPQLFGVRYGVDAGFIVAILAVVVVWWLVNKSSLGFRFRTIGENPRAARVAGMSVPALTIWVMVISGALVGIAGAYQVQGAVTTGFTSGIDAGIGFDAITVALLGRSKPWGVFWAAILFGVLKNGGYAMQAANGIPIDIVGVIQALIVLFIAAPPLVRAIFRIPQPGARQRTKTSKNSKKAVAA; encoded by the coding sequence GTGACCGCGCAGGACCCAGACAACACGCAGCCCACCGCCGGCGCCGAGGCCGATGCCCCGCTCACCGACGACCGCCTGCAGGAGGCGCCGGAGACCCCGCACCTGATGACGGACTCGGCCGAGGACACCGAACGCCGCAACGGCGCCCCCGGCACCGACCGCTGGCACGCCGCCCTGCAGAGCATCCTGAACGGGTCCGTGCTCGTCACGGTCCTCGCCGTCGTCCTCGCGCTGGTGGCCTGCGGCATCCTCATCGCGCTGACGGACGAGAACGTCCGCGCCACCGCGGGCTACTTCTTCGCCCGCCCGGCCGACATGCTCCAGGCCATCGGCACCGCGGTCGGCGGCGCCTACGCCTCGCTGTTCCAGGGTTCGGTGTTCAACTTCGGCGCCGACAGCTTCCAGCAGGCCATCGGGCCGCTCACCCGCTCGATCGACTACGCGGTGCCGCTCGTCGTCGCCGGGCTCGGGATCGCGCTGTCGTTCCGCGCCGGGCTGTTCAACATCGGCGGCCAGGGTCAGATCCTGATGGGTGCCGCGGCGGCCGGGTGGGTCGGCTTCTCGTTCGACATGCCCGCCGCGATCCACATCCCCCTCACCATCGTCGCCGGCATCGTCGGCGGTGCGGTCTGGGGCGGGATCGTCGGTGTCCTCAAGGCCCGCACGGGCGCGAACGAGGTGGTCGTCACGATCATGCTCAACTACGTCGCGCTCTACCTGGTCAGCTACCTGCTCCGCACCCCGGGCCTGCTGCAGGCCCCGGGCAGCAGCAACCCGATCTCGCCCGCCACGAAGGACAGCGCCCTGCTGCCGCAGCTCTTCGGTGTGCGGTACGGGGTGGACGCCGGGTTCATCGTCGCGATCCTCGCGGTCGTCGTGGTCTGGTGGCTCGTCAACAAGTCCTCGCTCGGCTTCCGGTTCCGCACCATCGGTGAGAACCCCCGGGCCGCCCGCGTCGCCGGCATGAGCGTTCCGGCGCTGACGATCTGGGTGATGGTCATCTCCGGTGCCCTGGTCGGCATCGCCGGTGCCTACCAGGTGCAGGGCGCCGTCACGACGGGCTTCACCTCGGGCATCGACGCCGGCATCGGCTTCGACGCGATCACCGTCGCGCTGCTCGGCCGCTCGAAGCCGTGGGGCGTGTTCTGGGCCGCGATCCTGTTCGGTGTGCTGAAGAACGGTGGCTACGCGATGCAGGCCGCCAACGGCATCCCGATCGACATCGTCGGCGTCATCCAGGCCCTCATCGTCCTGTTCATCGCGGCGCCGCCGCTCGTCCGCGCGATCTTCCGGATCCCGCAGCCGGGAGCCCGCCAGCGCACGAAGACGAGCAAGAACAGCAAGAAGGCGGTCGCCGCGTGA
- a CDS encoding ABC transporter ATP-binding protein: MKLELRGITKRFGALVANDHISLTVEPGEVHCLLGENGAGKSTLMNVLYGLYDADEGEILLDDVVQDFDGPGDAMRAGIGMVHQHFMLVPVFTVAENVMLGQEQTTFGGRLDLAGARKRVKEISDRFGFDVDPDAKIEDLPVGVQQRVEIIKALSRDASVLVFDEPTAVLTPQETDELMGIMRQLREAGTAIVFITHKLREVREVADRITVIRLGKVVGEASPTATNNELAALMVGRAVSLVVDKTPSTGGEDALVVEGLTVTDPSGIVLVDDVSFSVRRGEVLAIAGVQGNGQTELTEAILGLEPVHAGRITLDGKELTGRSVKQVLDAGVGFVPEDRKEDGLVGEFTIAENLMLDRSDHDAFVRAGTIRAAERDAFADEKIAEFDIRTPGRATAAGRLSGGNQQKIVLARELSRELRLFVAAQPTRGIDVGSIEFVHKRIVATRDTGVPVIVVSTELDEVVALADRIAVMYRGGIVGIVPATTPRDVLGLMMAGEIPEGTELAA; the protein is encoded by the coding sequence ATGAAGCTCGAACTCCGCGGCATCACCAAGCGGTTCGGCGCCCTGGTCGCCAACGACCACATCTCGCTCACCGTCGAGCCGGGTGAGGTCCACTGCCTCCTGGGTGAGAACGGCGCCGGCAAGTCCACCCTGATGAACGTGCTCTACGGCCTGTACGACGCCGACGAGGGCGAGATCCTGCTCGACGACGTGGTCCAGGACTTCGACGGCCCGGGCGACGCCATGCGCGCCGGGATCGGCATGGTGCACCAGCACTTCATGCTCGTGCCCGTGTTCACCGTCGCCGAGAACGTCATGCTCGGGCAGGAGCAGACCACCTTCGGCGGCCGACTCGACCTGGCCGGTGCCCGCAAGCGCGTCAAGGAGATCTCGGACCGGTTCGGGTTCGACGTCGACCCCGACGCCAAGATCGAGGACCTGCCCGTCGGCGTGCAGCAGCGCGTCGAGATCATCAAGGCACTGTCCCGTGACGCCTCCGTGCTGGTGTTCGACGAGCCGACGGCCGTGCTCACCCCGCAGGAGACCGACGAGCTGATGGGCATCATGCGCCAGCTCCGCGAGGCCGGCACCGCGATCGTCTTCATCACCCACAAGCTCCGCGAGGTCCGCGAGGTCGCCGACCGCATCACGGTGATCCGGCTCGGCAAGGTCGTCGGTGAGGCATCGCCCACCGCGACGAACAACGAGCTCGCCGCCCTGATGGTCGGCCGCGCCGTCTCGCTCGTCGTCGACAAGACGCCGTCGACCGGTGGCGAGGACGCCCTCGTCGTCGAGGGCCTCACCGTCACCGACCCGTCGGGCATCGTGCTCGTCGACGACGTGTCGTTCTCGGTCCGTCGCGGCGAGGTGTTGGCGATCGCCGGGGTGCAGGGCAACGGCCAGACCGAGCTCACCGAGGCGATCCTCGGCCTCGAGCCCGTCCACGCCGGCCGCATCACGCTGGACGGCAAGGAGCTGACCGGCCGCAGCGTCAAGCAGGTGCTCGACGCCGGCGTCGGCTTCGTCCCCGAGGACCGCAAGGAGGACGGCCTGGTCGGCGAGTTCACCATCGCGGAGAACCTCATGCTCGACCGGTCCGACCACGACGCGTTCGTCCGTGCCGGCACCATCCGCGCCGCCGAGCGCGACGCCTTCGCCGACGAGAAGATCGCCGAGTTCGACATCCGCACGCCGGGCCGCGCGACCGCTGCCGGCCGGCTGTCCGGTGGCAACCAGCAGAAGATCGTCCTCGCCCGCGAGCTCAGCCGCGAACTCCGGCTCTTCGTCGCCGCGCAGCCCACGCGCGGTATCGACGTCGGGTCGATCGAGTTCGTGCACAAGCGCATCGTCGCCACCCGCGACACCGGTGTGCCCGTCATCGTCGTCTCCACCGAGCTCGACGAGGTCGTGGCACTGGCCGACCGCATCGCCGTCATGTACCGCGGCGGCATCGTCGGGATCGTGCCGGCGACCACCCCGCGGGACGTCCTCGGCCTCATGATGGCCGGCGAGATCCCAGAAGGAACGGAGCTGGCCGCATGA